TGCCCGGGCGAAACTTCCTGAGGCCGGGCTTCGGGGGCAATGTCAGGGTGTTCCGAAAGCCTGACGGCCTTATCATCAGGAAGCCTCTTTAAATTATTGGCCAATGTTTTTCGCTTTGAGAAAAAACAGATGTTCATGAAGTCCTTCCACTCATCCGAGTTTATGCCGGTGTTCCTGTTTTTTAAAACGAGCACGCCCGCGTCGACTTTGGGCGGAGGACTGAAACATTTTTTTGAAAATGTGAAGACAAGATGAATATCAAAAAATACGCCCGCCGTCACGGATGTCCGGCCGTAGCCGGAAGAGCCCGTCGCCGCGGTGAAGCGTTCCGCCGTCTCTTTCTGAAGAGTCAAAACGCATGTATTCCATGCGGGCAGCGCGGCAAGAAAATAGATTATGTCCGTTGATATGCCGTAAGGCAGATTGCTGATTATGTTAAACGGCGCGCCGTCAAAAAATCCGCTTTCTTTCAGTATGTCGCCCGTTATGACACGCAATTTTTCGCCGCCGAATTTCTCTTTCATATAATAGGCGAGCTTCGGGTCTCTTTCAACACAGATGATATCGGAAGCGTTCAGCGCGAGTTTATATGTCAGAGCGCCCTTCCCCGGGCCGATCTCTAAAAGATTGCCGCCCGGCGGCAGCAGCGAGATTATTTTTTCAACTACTGTTTTGTCTTTGAGAAAATGCTGCCCGAACTTCTCAGGCATTTACAGGCCTAAAAGTTTACAGACTTCCTCGAGGTCCGGCGGTGCAAGAGCCGGGTGCTCGCATGATTTGATGGCCGTGTCGGGGTCTTTCAGGCCGTGGCCGGTGAGGGTGGCCGTTATTATCGTCCTCTCCGAGGCGTTTTTAAAATAACCTTTTTTGTTGTATTTGATCAGGCCCGCGACACTCGCGGCGGAGGCCGGCTCGCAGAAGACTCCTTCGAGCCCGGCGAGAGCCTTGTAGGCGAAGATTATCTCATCGTCCGTCACCTTGTCTATGACGCCGAGAGATTCGTCCCTGGCCTCTTCCGCCTTTTTCCATGAAGCGGGATTCCCTATCTTTATGGCCGTGGCCACAGTCTGCGGATCTTTTATTATGTGCCCGTCAACGATGGGCGCGGATTTGGCCGCCTGAAAACCCATCATCACAGGACGGACGGCGGAATATTCTTTATAGCCTTTCCAATAGGCCGTTATGTTTCCAGCGTTCCCGACGGGAATGGCGTGATAATCCGGCGCACGGCCCAGGTCGTCGACGATCTCAAAGGCGGCTGTTTTCTGCCCCTCTATCCTGAAAGGATTTATGGAGTTGACGAGCTCAACGGGATATTTTTCGCATATCTCCCGGACGATCTTCAGAGAATCGTCAAAATTTCCCCTGACGGCCACGATCTTCGCGCCGTGTATCATCGCCTGCGAAAGTTTGCCCAGAGCTATC
The nucleotide sequence above comes from Candidatus Omnitrophota bacterium. Encoded proteins:
- the rsmA gene encoding ribosomal RNA small subunit methyltransferase A is translated as MPEKFGQHFLKDKTVVEKIISLLPPGGNLLEIGPGKGALTYKLALNASDIICVERDPKLAYYMKEKFGGEKLRVITGDILKESGFFDGAPFNIISNLPYGISTDIIYFLAALPAWNTCVLTLQKETAERFTAATGSSGYGRTSVTAGVFFDIHLVFTFSKKCFSPPPKVDAGVLVLKNRNTGINSDEWKDFMNICFFSKRKTLANNLKRLPDDKAVRLSEHPDIAPEARPQEVSPGQYLELFKKIFPPACRDSNEACCLAPPRGSKP
- a CDS encoding threonine synthase; amino-acid sequence: MKGLIERYRKYLPVTPATPVISLQEGSTPLIRVPRIEKEFDFPFQLYVKYEGLNPTGSFKDRGMTMAMSKAAEKGCEYVICASTGNTSASAAAYGARAKIKVLVVIPEGAIALGKLSQAMIHGAKIVAVRGNFDDSLKIVREICEKYPVELVNSINPFRIEGQKTAAFEIVDDLGRAPDYHAIPVGNAGNITAYWKGYKEYSAVRPVMMGFQAAKSAPIVDGHIIKDPQTVATAIKIGNPASWKKAEEARDESLGVIDKVTDDEIIFAYKALAGLEGVFCEPASAASVAGLIKYNKKGYFKNASERTIITATLTGHGLKDPDTAIKSCEHPALAPPDLEEVCKLLGL